ATTCCCGGCACGACCATCGGCGCCGTCACCGACACCCGGGGCAGCTACTCGATCACCGTTCCCAACGGTGCTTCCAGCCTGCAATTCAGCTACGTCGGCTACATACCCCGAACGGAGCGAATCACGGGCAACACGATGAACGTCGTGATGCAGGAGGACGCGACGAAGGTGGACGACGTGGTCGTCATGGGATACGGCGTCTCGAATCAACTGGCAGGCGCCGCACCGGGTGTCCGGATTCGCGGCACAGCGGCTTCGGACAGAAAGGTGGCGGAAGTCGATTTTGCAGACTTCGACGCCGAGAGCGCCGTGATGGAGGTGGAGCAGACGCAGAGCCAGCTGGGCTACGAGTTCGAAATCAGACAGCCCTACACCATCCCTTCAGACGGCAAGAGCGTCGCAGCCGAAATCGGGAGGTTCGACCTGCCGGCCGCCTATATCTACCAGAGCACGCCGAAGATCGACAAGGACGCCTTCCTCGTGGCGGAGGCCACCGGCTGGGAGAGACTCAACCTGTTGCAGGGCGAGGCGAACGTCTATTTCGAAAACACGTTCGTCGGCAAGAGCATCCTCGATCCCGGTCAGACGAGCGACACACTCCGCTTCTCGATGGGCCGCGACCGAAGCATCCGCATCGAACGCACCAAAGAGAACGACTATTCGTCGCGCCGCGCCATCGGTTCGAACCAGACACAGACCGTGGCGTGGAAGTTCTCCGTGCGCAACACACGCCCGGAACCCGTCGTGCTGACGCTCGCCGACCAGCTGCCCGTATCGCGCAACAGCGCCATCGCCGTATCGGCCGAGGAGTTGAGCGGAGGCCAACTGGACAAGGAGAGCGGCATCGTCACCTGGAGGCTGGAGCTGAAACCCGGCGAGCAGCGCGAACTGTGCCTGCGCTACGCCGTGAAATATCCCAAAGGCCGCAGCCTGACAATCGAGTGACCCGAAGAGGGGAGGGAAACGAAAAAGGGAGGACTGCATCGTCCTCCCTTTTTTCGAAGCCGTAACTTCCGCCTATTTGATGCGCTCGTAGTACTCACGGGTGCGGGTGTCGACACGGATCTTGTCGCCCGTGTTGATGAACAGCGGCACACGGATCGTGGCGCCGTCCTTCGCCGTCGCGGAGTTCACCGTCGCGGGTTTCAGCGAGTTGGTCGACGCCGTGTCGCCCTTGATGCCCGGCTCGGTGTAGATCACCTCCATATCGACGATCGGAGGAAGTTCGGCCGAAAGAACGGCCTCCTTCTCGGTGTGGAACATCACCTCGACGATCTGACCGTCGGTGATCAGGTCGTAGTTGTTGATCAGGTTCCGGTCGATGTTGATCTCCTCGAAAGTCTCGGTGTGCATGAAATGCGCTCCCAGATCATCCTCGTAGGTGAACTGATAAGGACGGCGCTCGACGCGCACCTGCTCGATCTTCTGGCTTACCGACGAGAAGGTGTTTTCCAGCACGCGGCCGTTTTCCAGATTCTTGAGTTTCGAACGGACGAAGGCAGGGCCTTTGCCCGGTTTGCAGTGCTGGAAATCGACCACAAGGAACGTCTTGCCGTCCATTTCGATACACATGCCGATCTTGATGTCAGCTGCTGTAATTGTCATAGGAATATGGTTTATAATTGTTGTTTTTTCGCGCCGCGAAGTTACGAAAAAAATCCGGAAATTCCTATTCCCGGGGCCACGGCCCGCTGCAAACGCCCGCAGAACGGCCTCAAAGCTCTATCGCCTTGCATTTGAGGCCCATCTGCCGGATCTTTTCCAGCGTACGGGGAAGTGCGTAACGCATGTTGCGGAAGGCCTTTTCGCTGTCGTGGAACACCACGATGGCGCCCGGCGCGAGGTGTTTCGTGACGTTCTTCAGGCAGGTGCGGGGCGACAGGCGGCGGTTGTAGTCGCGCGAGATGATGTCCCACATCACCAGTTTGTAACGCTGGCCCAGGAAACGCGCCTGCGCCGGGGTGATGCGCGCATAGGGCGGACGAAACAGTTCACTGTGGATCAGATCGTTGGCAAAATCGACATCCTCCGTATAGCGTTCGAGGCTCATGCCCCATCCCTTCTGGTGCGAATAGGTGTGGTTGCCCACCTTGTGCCCGGCGTCGAGAATGCGCTTGTAGAGGTCGGGATACATCTCGACGTTCTTGCCCAGCACGAAGAAGGTCGCTTTGGCATCGTACTTGTCCAGCGTCGAAAGAATCCACTCCGTGACGCCCGGCGTGGGACCGTCGTCGAAAGTCAGGAACACGCCGTCCTCGTCGTCGATCTCCCAGATCAGGTCCGGCATCAGGCGCCGGACTATTTTTGGCGGTTTCAAACGCATAACGCGGCAAAAATAGTGAAATTCCGCGCCATTTGGAAAAATATACGTATATTTGTGATAAAGACAACTCGAATCGACCGACTATGAAAACGCTTTTCCGGATAACGATCGCAGCGCTGATCGTCGCGACGGCAGCAGGCTGCGACGCCTTCAAGACCCTGAACAATTCGAAAAAAAGTGCACAGGGAAAACCCTACGAACTGATCGTGGTATGTCCCCAGGCGGAGTGGACGGGCGAGGTCGGAGATTCGCTGCGCGCGATCTTCACCGCCCCGGTGCCCTATCTGAACCAGATCGAGCCGATCTTCGACGTGTTGCGCGTCACCGAACGCGGCTTCACGGGCATGGTCGCCGATCACCGCAACATTCTCAAGATTCTGGTCGATCCGGAGCTGAAGGAGACCACGACCGCCGTGCAGTACGACGTGACGTCCGATCCGCAGATCGTGATGACGCTGCAAGGCCCCAGCGACGGAGCGCTGGTGAAATACCTCGCGGAAAACCGGGAGAACCTCGTCTATGCGCTCGAAAAGGCCGAACGCGACCGCGCCGTGAAGGCCAACGAGACCTATGGCAACCCCGGCATCGAGTCGGCCATTCTCAAAACGTTCGGCGTGGAGATGAAGGTTCCGAAGGGCTACACGCTGGCCGCACAGAAACCCGACTTCATCTGGGCGCGCAACGAGTACCCGACCGCCAGTCAGGGATTCTTCATCTACTCCTACCCCTACGAAGGCAAGCAGTCGCTCACGGAAGAGGCGCTGGTAGCCGCACGCAACAAGTACGCGGCGCAGATTCCCGGCCCGTCGGAGGGTTCGTACATGATCACTTCGGACGCTTTCGCCCCCGACTACCGCCTGTTCCGCATGGAGGGACGCCTGTGGTGCGAACTCCGCGGATTCTGGGACGTGCACGGCGACTTCATGGGAGGCCCGTTCGTCAGCTATACGACCGTGGACACGGCCACCAACCGCGTCTTCACGCTCGACTGCTACGTCTACGCCCCCGATCTGAACAAACCCCGCAAGCGCAACTACATGCGGGGACTCGAACACCTGCTCTACTCGGTGCGTTTCCCCAGGCAGTAACCCCCGCTTCCGGCGCGCAACGCCCAACCGCGCGATGAGAAGAAACCGACGGATATGCAGCAGATACTGACATATGCCTTTCTTGTAATCTACACGGTCACGATCCTCGGCATCGTCCTGGTCATCATCACCGACAACCGGAACCCGCTGAAGACCCTGCCGTGGATCATCGTGCTGGTGTTCGCCCCGGTCGTGGGGCTGGTCTTCTACTTTTTCTTCGGACAGAACCTCTCCAAGCAGCGCATCATCTCGCGCCGCACGCGCAAACGCATCACCATGCAGCTCGAAGAGGCTCTCGACGACGGACGGCCCGACATCCCGGACGAGCACCTCCCGCTGGCCCGGCTGCTCGCCGCGACGATCCACTCCGTGCCGCTCTACGGCAGCCGCATCACGCCCTACACCGACGGCAAGTCGAAGATGGAGGCGCTGCTTGCGGAGATCGCCCGGGCGAAGCACCACATCCACATCCAGTATTACATCTTCTGCGACGACACGACGGGCTGCCGCCTGCGCGACGCGCTGGTCGCGAAAGCCCGGCAAGGGGTCGAGGTGCGCATCCTCTACGACGACGTGGGGTGCAGCGGCGTGAAAAAGTCCTTTTTCGAGGGGATGCGCCGCGAGGGAATCGAGGCGTTCGCGTTCCTGCACGTCAAGTTCCCGCTTTTCACCAGCAAGGTCAACTACCGCAACCACCGCAAAATAGCCGTCATCGACGGCTGCGTCGGCTTCATCGGCGGCATGAACATCGCCGACCGCTACGTCCGCGGCACGGAGTGGGGATCGTGGCGCGACACCCACTTCCGGATCGAGGGCAGCGGCGCGGCGGGGTTGCAGGCGTCGTTCCTGAGCGACTGGTCGGCGACCACGAAGCGGCACATCGCAGGCGCGGAGTACTACCCCGCGGCGGAACGCCTTACGGACGACATCCTGCAGATCGTGCCGAGCGGACCGTTCGGCAAGTGGCGGGCACTGTTGCAGGCCGACAGTTACGCCGTCTCGAACGCCCGGAAGCGAATCTGGATACAGACCCCCTACTACCTCCCGTCCGACGTGCTGAACTCGGCCCTGCAAGTGGCGGCGCTGGCCGGCATCGACGTAAGGCTGATGCTCCCGGCGCGCTCCGACTCGAAGGTCGTGGACCTGGCGTCGCACTCCTATCTCGACGACATGATGAAGGCCGGGGTGAAGATTCTCTTCTACAAACCCGGCTTCCTACACTCCAAACTGCTGATCATCGACGACTCCCTGACCGTCATCGGCTCGGCGAACATGGATTTCCGCAGCTTCGAACACAATTTCGAGGTCAACGCCTTTGTCTACGACAGAGAGTTCACGGCCCGCATGGCCGGGGTATTCGAAGACGACGCCTCGCGCTGTCATGCCCTGACGCCCGGAGAATGGTTCAACCGCCCGCGGCCGCGCCGCTGGGCGGAGTCGCTGATGCGGGTGTTCTCGCCGCTGCTGTAATCCCGCCTAAAAGGCGGAGGGGGGGGGTGATTTTAGACCGGCAAGTTTTGTGCATCGTAAGACGCGGGGCGGACAGGTAGTACCGACATACGTCCCGTTCGCCCCGCGTGAGGGATGTGCGGAAATTGCCGCATAAAATCGAACCCTAAATGTCGACGATGCCGTTGCGGATGGCATAGACCACCAGCGACGCGGTGTTCTTGCAGCCGGTTTTTTCGAGGATGTTGGCGCGGTGCTTGTCGACCGTGCGCTTCGAGATGAAAAGTTCGTCGGCGATCTCCTGATTCGACAGCCCCCGGCAGACGGCCACCAGGATTTCACGTTCGCGCGACGACAGCTGTTCGTCCGCGGCGTCTTCCCGCGTGCGCATGCGTCCCGTGAGCGACGAGAGCAGCTGCGGCGAAAAATAGCTGCCGCCCGCAGCCACCGTCTCGACAGCCTCGATCACGTCGCCGATGTCGGAATCCTTCAGCAAAAAGCCCCGCGCTCCGGCTTCGACCATGCGCGAATAGTAACTCTCCTCGCCGAACATCGAGAGCGTGATGATTTTGAGGTCGGGACGCTGCGCCAGCGCCCGCTCGGTCGTCTGCGCCCCGTCCAGCCCCGGCATGGCGAAATCCATGAACACGACATCGGCGTCGACGCCGCCGAGCATCGCCAGAAACTCCTCGCCGCTGGCCGCCTCGCCGACCACGCGGCACGCCGCACAGCGTTCGAGCAGCCCCCGCAGGCCGTTGCGGAAAAGCGAATGGTCGTCGACCAGGATGATCTTGTACGGTTCCATTATCGGCGGCGGCGTTTGCGGTTGTGGTTGCGGTTCAGCGGCGCAGGCTCCTCCTGCGTATTGACGCGGATGGCGGCGCGCATGCCCTTGCCCTTGGCCGAGGCGATGTCGAACGTGCCGCCCAGCGAGTTGATGCGCGACGCGATGTTCGAAAGCCCCATGCCGCAGTCCATCATCGCCTGCGGATTGAACCCGCGGCCGTTGTCGGTATAGTCGAGCGTCAGCTCCGAGCCGTTCTGCGACAGCGAAAGGTTGATCGCCGAGCAGGCGGCGTGCTTGAGCGAGTTGTTGATCAGTTCGCAGATCACGCGATAGAGAATCACCTCGATGTCGGTGTCGTAACGTTCCGAACGGAGGTTCGTCGTGAAACGGATCT
This Alistipes shahii WAL 8301 DNA region includes the following protein-coding sequences:
- the cls gene encoding cardiolipin synthase, with the protein product MQQILTYAFLVIYTVTILGIVLVIITDNRNPLKTLPWIIVLVFAPVVGLVFYFFFGQNLSKQRIISRRTRKRITMQLEEALDDGRPDIPDEHLPLARLLAATIHSVPLYGSRITPYTDGKSKMEALLAEIARAKHHIHIQYYIFCDDTTGCRLRDALVAKARQGVEVRILYDDVGCSGVKKSFFEGMRREGIEAFAFLHVKFPLFTSKVNYRNHRKIAVIDGCVGFIGGMNIADRYVRGTEWGSWRDTHFRIEGSGAAGLQASFLSDWSATTKRHIAGAEYYPAAERLTDDILQIVPSGPFGKWRALLQADSYAVSNARKRIWIQTPYYLPSDVLNSALQVAALAGIDVRLMLPARSDSKVVDLASHSYLDDMMKAGVKILFYKPGFLHSKLLIIDDSLTVIGSANMDFRSFEHNFEVNAFVYDREFTARMAGVFEDDASRCHALTPGEWFNRPRPRRWAESLMRVFSPLL
- a CDS encoding response regulator; this translates as MEPYKIILVDDHSLFRNGLRGLLERCAACRVVGEAASGEEFLAMLGGVDADVVFMDFAMPGLDGAQTTERALAQRPDLKIITLSMFGEESYYSRMVEAGARGFLLKDSDIGDVIEAVETVAAGGSYFSPQLLSSLTGRMRTREDAADEQLSSREREILVAVCRGLSNQEIADELFISKRTVDKHRANILEKTGCKNTASLVVYAIRNGIVDI
- the efp gene encoding elongation factor P produces the protein MTITAADIKIGMCIEMDGKTFLVVDFQHCKPGKGPAFVRSKLKNLENGRVLENTFSSVSQKIEQVRVERRPYQFTYEDDLGAHFMHTETFEEINIDRNLINNYDLITDGQIVEVMFHTEKEAVLSAELPPIVDMEVIYTEPGIKGDTASTNSLKPATVNSATAKDGATIRVPLFINTGDKIRVDTRTREYYERIK
- a CDS encoding DUF4837 family protein, which produces MKTLFRITIAALIVATAAGCDAFKTLNNSKKSAQGKPYELIVVCPQAEWTGEVGDSLRAIFTAPVPYLNQIEPIFDVLRVTERGFTGMVADHRNILKILVDPELKETTTAVQYDVTSDPQIVMTLQGPSDGALVKYLAENRENLVYALEKAERDRAVKANETYGNPGIESAILKTFGVEMKVPKGYTLAAQKPDFIWARNEYPTASQGFFIYSYPYEGKQSLTEEALVAARNKYAAQIPGPSEGSYMITSDAFAPDYRLFRMEGRLWCELRGFWDVHGDFMGGPFVSYTTVDTATNRVFTLDCYVYAPDLNKPRKRNYMRGLEHLLYSVRFPRQ
- a CDS encoding polysaccharide deacetylase family protein; the protein is MPDLIWEIDDEDGVFLTFDDGPTPGVTEWILSTLDKYDAKATFFVLGKNVEMYPDLYKRILDAGHKVGNHTYSHQKGWGMSLERYTEDVDFANDLIHSELFRPPYARITPAQARFLGQRYKLVMWDIISRDYNRRLSPRTCLKNVTKHLAPGAIVVFHDSEKAFRNMRYALPRTLEKIRQMGLKCKAIEL